A section of the bacterium genome encodes:
- a CDS encoding serine/threonine-protein phosphatase, whose protein sequence is MAEGYIHVEVDTQQISKRPGDVCGDMAAYERTPSSFTMVVSDGMGHGIKAHIAAQMCVSRVLELLRQGISLRKAFSSMVNTLEQAKGTDLPYAVFTVARILNDGVTTILTYEMPPPVFVTRRYSQILRRRATMEGHSLIGEANCHLSIDEGILIVTDGITQAGLGMGLANGWTVDGTSQYISDCLSDGASLRSVPGCVLNRARELWSAGLGDDCTAVLASCRYGRTVNILTGPPSDKKKDHEVIQRFMLTDGIKVVCGGTTAQLVAKTLGKPLLMEPNPQSMLAPPRHIIDGIDLVTEGAVTLNQVYNVLDEDYGVFDEESGVTQLHKYLREADRINILLGSAVNPATADISFRQKGILTRQTIIPLIAEKLKDSGKLVVIERI, encoded by the coding sequence ATGGCTGAAGGATACATACACGTCGAAGTAGACACACAGCAAATCTCGAAGCGTCCGGGCGACGTCTGTGGCGATATGGCAGCCTATGAGCGGACACCATCCTCATTCACGATGGTCGTCAGCGACGGCATGGGGCATGGCATAAAGGCTCATATTGCTGCCCAGATGTGCGTCTCACGAGTGCTGGAACTGCTGCGTCAGGGCATATCGCTGCGCAAGGCATTCTCGAGCATGGTAAACACCCTGGAACAGGCGAAAGGCACCGATCTGCCATATGCGGTATTCACTGTCGCGCGTATACTCAACGATGGCGTAACCACTATCCTAACCTACGAGATGCCGCCTCCAGTGTTTGTCACCAGGCGCTACTCACAGATTCTGCGCAGGCGCGCCACTATGGAAGGCCATTCACTGATCGGTGAAGCGAACTGCCATCTTTCCATCGATGAAGGAATATTGATCGTCACGGACGGTATCACTCAGGCCGGCCTGGGTATGGGACTGGCCAACGGCTGGACTGTCGACGGCACAAGCCAGTATATAAGCGACTGCCTCAGTGATGGCGCGTCGTTGAGAAGCGTTCCCGGCTGTGTTTTGAACCGTGCGAGGGAGCTTTGGAGTGCAGGTCTGGGTGACGACTGCACAGCCGTGCTGGCATCGTGCCGGTATGGGCGCACTGTAAATATCCTTACAGGTCCTCCATCAGACAAGAAAAAGGACCATGAAGTGATCCAGCGCTTCATGCTGACGGACGGAATCAAAGTCGTCTGCGGAGGAACCACTGCGCAACTTGTGGCAAAGACTCTGGGCAAACCGCTGCTCATGGAACCCAACCCGCAGAGCATGCTCGCGCCTCCCCGCCATATAATAGACGGAATCGATCTTGTGACCGAGGGAGCCGTGACCCTCAATCAAGTATACAATGTGCTCGATGAGGACTATGGAGTCTTCGATGAGGAGAGCGGCGTCACCCAATTGCACAAATATCTCCGTGAAGCAGACCGCATCAACATCCTGCTCGGCAGCGCAGTCAATCCTGCCACAGCAGATATCAGCTTCCGCCAAAAGGGCATTCTTACAAGGCAGACCATCATCCCGTTGATAGCCGAAAAACTCAAAGATTCAGGCAAGCTGGTTGTAATCGAGCGCATATGA
- a CDS encoding ankyrin repeat domain-containing protein — protein sequence MAAARLLLDSGADVGKHSPMGGDIPLHRAIMSGNVEFVELLLSREIMVNVPFGLGGPKYWKTPLQIVVEARMKR from the coding sequence TTGGCTGCAGCCAGATTGCTGTTGGATTCCGGAGCGGATGTCGGTAAGCACTCGCCTATGGGTGGTGACATTCCCTTACATCGTGCAATTATGTCAGGGAATGTCGAGTTTGTGGAATTGCTATTATCTCGTGAAATCATGGTCAATGTACCATTTGGACTAGGCGGTCCAAAATATTGGAAAACTCCGCTGCAGATTGTTGTAGAGGCAAGAATGAAAAGATAG
- a CDS encoding WG repeat-containing protein, whose product MKKLVRLIICIIMLSLVIRAECEPYRQGPYLESDMGYEVQPNVKCGYIDKTGKIVISANYGWAETFHDGLAVIKTGGLYNSKSGFIDKTGKVVIPTKFDSAQKFSEGLAAVATNQIDTGFIDKTGIFIIKPQFFRAGDFSDGLARVTFEAIPENWGFIDKAGNMIIEPQYINAGDFSEGLAPVMTGNLLTGKWGFIDKSGKMVIEPQFYDAKPFSEGLALVRLSFESFKMKWAYIDKTGKIVIGPKEGGFASSFSEGLASIDGPDGREYFDKSGKIVLKNSCLQMRKLSITGDFHEDLAQAKIGSRNLFVDKTGKEVLGPLPYKQVFDFSEGLAVVIMPDKPKGKYGYINKNGKVITKQKYDQVGVACEGLAPVRMGDEITGKWGFIDNTGKLVIKPQFDVVGKCSEGLIPVGYGDFYVGTWGYIDKKGKTVIKPQFDNAAEFHEGLAWVSIDEKDGYINHKGEFVIPPKLKNTQVPGFSFSDGLAVFGVDTKKNVLVTEELAQYRILMDPNSPLKAGDYFEMEDINYGYIDKSGKIVIEPRFDDATPFSEGLAAVEIDDKYGYIDKTGKWVIEPQFDKAEGFYGGRALVNLGSINDNNAFIDKTGKIVIPPNFELPYSDSGYFCDSLMPMMPEELRDKFIWGYMDKNGKTVIKPKFAFAREFSDGLAAVRVGNKWGYINSKGHMVIKPQYDGAGDFSCGIAGVAWEK is encoded by the coding sequence ATGAAGAAATTAGTGAGATTGATAATTTGCATTATCATGTTGTCTCTAGTAATTCGAGCTGAGTGTGAACCTTACAGACAGGGACCATATCTTGAATCGGATATGGGTTACGAGGTTCAGCCAAATGTAAAGTGCGGCTATATCGACAAAACCGGTAAAATCGTAATCTCTGCAAACTACGGATGGGCCGAAACGTTTCATGATGGCCTCGCCGTAATCAAGACCGGTGGTTTGTATAATTCCAAATCAGGTTTTATCGATAAGACCGGTAAAGTCGTAATTCCAACTAAATTCGATAGCGCTCAAAAGTTTTCAGAGGGTCTTGCAGCAGTAGCAACCAACCAGATCGACACGGGTTTCATAGATAAGACAGGAATATTTATTATCAAGCCTCAGTTCTTTAGAGCCGGAGATTTCTCGGATGGGCTGGCTCGTGTGACTTTTGAGGCTATTCCTGAGAACTGGGGGTTCATAGATAAAGCCGGCAATATGATTATAGAACCTCAATACATCAATGCAGGTGATTTTTCAGAGGGTCTTGCCCCTGTGATGACAGGTAATCTCTTGACCGGCAAGTGGGGTTTTATAGATAAGTCGGGCAAGATGGTAATAGAACCTCAATTCTATGATGCAAAACCCTTTTCTGAAGGTTTAGCGCTAGTCCGGCTCAGCTTTGAATCCTTTAAAATGAAATGGGCATACATCGACAAGACAGGCAAAATCGTTATCGGGCCAAAGGAAGGTGGTTTCGCCAGCAGCTTCTCAGAGGGCCTTGCATCAATTGATGGTCCCGATGGCAGAGAGTATTTCGACAAGAGTGGGAAAATTGTGCTGAAGAATAGCTGCTTGCAGATGCGCAAGCTGTCGATAACCGGCGATTTTCATGAAGACCTTGCCCAGGCTAAAATCGGATCGAGGAATTTATTTGTCGACAAGACAGGGAAAGAGGTGCTGGGTCCGCTTCCTTATAAACAGGTATTCGATTTCTCGGAAGGCCTGGCAGTTGTCATAATGCCTGACAAGCCCAAAGGGAAGTATGGATACATCAATAAAAACGGCAAGGTTATAACAAAGCAGAAATATGATCAGGTTGGTGTTGCTTGCGAAGGACTTGCGCCTGTACGAATGGGAGATGAAATAACCGGCAAGTGGGGCTTTATCGATAACACGGGCAAACTTGTTATAAAGCCACAGTTCGATGTCGTTGGGAAGTGCTCGGAGGGGCTTATACCAGTAGGCTACGGTGATTTCTATGTAGGCACTTGGGGTTATATAGATAAAAAGGGAAAAACGGTTATCAAGCCTCAGTTCGATAATGCCGCTGAGTTTCATGAAGGCCTTGCCTGGGTCAGCATCGACGAAAAAGATGGCTATATAAACCATAAGGGAGAATTTGTCATTCCTCCTAAACTCAAAAACACTCAGGTTCCAGGCTTCTCTTTCTCTGATGGGCTGGCTGTTTTCGGAGTTGATACAAAGAAGAATGTGCTTGTTACAGAAGAGTTGGCACAGTACAGAATACTTATGGATCCCAACTCTCCTCTGAAAGCGGGCGATTATTTCGAGATGGAGGATATAAACTACGGCTACATCGATAAATCCGGCAAAATTGTCATAGAGCCTCGGTTTGATGATGCAACCCCTTTTTCAGAAGGGCTGGCCGCTGTTGAAATCGATGACAAGTATGGTTATATCGACAAAACAGGTAAATGGGTGATCGAGCCTCAATTCGACAAAGCCGAAGGGTTTTATGGAGGTCGTGCTTTAGTAAATCTTGGCTCTATTAATGATAATAATGCATTTATCGACAAAACCGGTAAGATTGTGATTCCTCCCAATTTTGAGCTTCCGTACTCCGATTCGGGCTATTTCTGCGATAGCCTTATGCCTATGATGCCAGAAGAACTCCGTGACAAGTTCATTTGGGGCTATATGGACAAGAACGGCAAAACCGTAATAAAACCTAAATTCGCTTTCGCCCGTGAATTCAGTGATGGCCTCGCCGCTGTGAGAGTAGGAAATAAGTGGGGCTATATAAACTCAAAAGGCCATATGGTTATAAAACCGCAATATGACGGAGCCGGTGATTTCTCCTGCGGCATAGCCGGGGTAGCCTGGGAAAAATAG
- a CDS encoding ABC transporter ATP-binding protein has translation MDSVVQAIDLVKIYGDGVGTMALRGVNFSVEPGEFVAVVGASGSGKSTMLNMIGALDRPTSGHVIIDGCNTSTLDDEGLAALRGDTIGFIFQFHYLLNEFTVLENALMPLSIRKGSPTKDELEWVRHLLARVGLAERMKCRPTQLSGGQQQRAAIVRALANRPRLILADEPTGNLDSQNGALVFDMLRDLNSQLGIAFMLVTHDDRLAQEAERIVMVEDGQIVADYDTDKVADEIDGQPSA, from the coding sequence GTGGATAGTGTGGTGCAGGCCATAGACCTGGTCAAGATATACGGTGACGGAGTGGGGACCATGGCTCTTCGTGGTGTCAACTTCAGCGTTGAGCCGGGCGAGTTTGTGGCAGTGGTCGGCGCATCGGGTTCAGGCAAGAGCACGATGCTCAACATGATCGGTGCACTGGATAGACCCACCTCCGGGCACGTCATAATAGACGGCTGCAACACCTCGACACTGGACGATGAGGGTCTGGCAGCCCTGCGGGGCGATACCATAGGCTTTATCTTCCAGTTCCACTACCTCTTGAACGAGTTCACCGTGCTGGAGAATGCGCTGATGCCGCTGTCGATCCGCAAAGGCTCGCCCACTAAGGACGAGCTGGAGTGGGTAAGGCACCTGCTGGCGCGTGTGGGTCTGGCGGAGCGCATGAAGTGCCGCCCAACCCAACTCTCCGGTGGTCAGCAGCAGCGTGCGGCCATAGTGCGGGCGCTGGCCAACCGTCCCAGGCTGATCCTGGCAGATGAGCCCACCGGCAACCTCGACAGCCAGAACGGCGCACTGGTCTTTGACATGCTCCGCGACCTCAACTCTCAACTCGGCATAGCGTTTATGCTGGTCACGCATGATGACCGCCTGGCGCAGGAGGCTGAGAGGATAGTGATGGTGGAAGACGGGCAGATTGTGGCGGACTATGATACAGACAAAGTGGCCGACGAAATAGATGGACAGCCATCCGCGTAG
- a CDS encoding WG repeat-containing protein, translated as MRLFIVLAVVILLNLSAAIASDNPPLFPVDVKGKWGYIDKNGHIVIKPQYNCADYFYEGLAVVGTGHGDSRKFGCIDKAGNIVIELKYSQIFEFSEGLAAVQIGDQRMGKWGYLDKTGKMVIPATYDFANSFYDGLAVVVAGNAWNGYSIYIDKNGHQAINNKFECAGPFSEGLAGVMEFDKAWKAGYIDKTGTYVIEGLGSEPDKFSEGLAQFEESGTRNHGFIDKTGMRVIAPQFESADDFSEGLAVISKDWKDGYIDKAGKIVIDAKFDNAESFSEGLAVVEITKKDASPIFKQGQNMPTFPGRHGYIDKTGKIVIQPQFYEAEEFKDSLARVWIVDPEFGGKPCYIDRTGKLVWNGEENHH; from the coding sequence ATGAGACTTTTTATTGTCCTAGCAGTTGTGATTCTTCTTAATCTATCAGCAGCAATAGCGTCTGATAATCCTCCACTTTTTCCCGTTGATGTAAAAGGAAAGTGGGGCTACATAGACAAGAACGGTCATATTGTTATCAAACCCCAATATAACTGTGCTGATTATTTCTATGAAGGGCTGGCTGTCGTAGGCACTGGTCATGGTGACTCTAGGAAGTTCGGCTGCATAGATAAAGCCGGTAACATAGTGATCGAACTTAAATATTCTCAGATATTTGAATTTTCCGAAGGACTCGCAGCGGTACAGATTGGGGATCAGCGCATGGGAAAGTGGGGATATCTGGATAAAACTGGAAAAATGGTCATTCCTGCTACTTATGATTTCGCCAATTCTTTCTATGATGGGCTGGCCGTAGTAGTAGCAGGTAATGCATGGAATGGCTACAGCATATATATAGACAAGAACGGACATCAGGCAATTAACAACAAATTTGAGTGCGCAGGTCCATTTTCGGAAGGATTAGCCGGTGTTATGGAATTCGACAAGGCATGGAAAGCAGGATATATCGATAAAACTGGCACGTATGTTATAGAAGGGCTAGGTTCCGAGCCGGATAAATTCTCAGAAGGATTAGCGCAATTTGAAGAATCAGGGACACGGAATCACGGATTTATCGACAAAACTGGAATGAGAGTAATTGCACCACAATTTGAAAGCGCAGACGACTTCTCGGAAGGTTTAGCTGTTATCAGTAAAGACTGGAAGGATGGCTATATTGACAAAGCTGGCAAGATAGTTATAGACGCAAAATTTGATAATGCTGAATCTTTTTCAGAAGGGCTCGCTGTAGTTGAGATCACAAAAAAAGATGCCTCTCCTATATTTAAGCAAGGGCAAAATATGCCGACTTTTCCCGGAAGACACGGCTACATTGATAAGACAGGCAAGATAGTGATTCAGCCTCAGTTCTATGAAGCAGAAGAATTTAAAGATAGCTTAGCCCGTGTTTGGATTGTTGACCCTGAATTTGGCGGAAAGCCATGCTACATAGATCGAACAGGAAAGTTGGTTTGGAACGGAGAGGAGAATCATCACTAG
- a CDS encoding transcriptional regulator — protein sequence MDYEIDETIHQKTRLAIMAHLAAVGESDFLTLKRTLNLSDGNLSVHSVVLEDKGLIEVIKSFAGKKTRTTYRITDKGREAFDAYVKKLESILKGSTTR from the coding sequence ATGGACTACGAAATAGACGAGACAATACACCAGAAAACGCGGCTTGCGATAATGGCTCATCTGGCAGCAGTCGGCGAAAGTGATTTTTTAACGCTGAAGCGTACGCTGAACCTGAGCGACGGCAACCTATCGGTTCACTCTGTTGTTCTTGAGGACAAAGGGCTGATTGAGGTGATTAAATCATTCGCAGGCAAAAAAACGCGAACTACCTACAGGATAACAGACAAAGGTCGAGAGGCCTTTGATGCATATGTAAAGAAGCTGGAGAGCATATTGAAAGGATCAACCACTCGATAA
- a CDS encoding 4Fe-4S dicluster domain-containing protein, with translation MSNDPSSGQVVFTNKAHCRDCYRCLRVCPVKAIRMENGQAYVVPERCISCGTCIRECPQGAKQFRNDIERASQIIESSNMVAASVAPSFAAIFSEPEQKRLASALRKLGFSYVGETAIGAYQVAQETAKLCKSEPDKSHICTACPAVVKYVELYEPNRLSDLTPIVSPMIAHARHIKTKLGKDAKVIFIGPCVAKKAEADRPENKNIVDCVLTLSEMLDWFEREGISLSMCEESHFNEEPSGDARFFPLTGGSMRTANLDTDLLAADTVSVTGINDIREALADCGSDSTPQVIEPLFCEQGCVNGPAIPAKSSLFRRRHDVIDYASEHPGSHTPGIETEHLDLTARFRPNASFDDEVTEEQIREVLEKTGKASPEDQLNCGACGYSSCREKAAAVVRGMAELEMCIPYMKRLAEQRTDKIIETSPNGIVILDEHLSIIHMNPAFRKFFMCSEAVLGRPISYLMDPDPFEKLASGNTGMITTVVRHDRYNLRCHEILYALPEEKQYVGIFVDITGSNVSKEKLDRLRTQTVTQARELLEHQINMAQTIAKFLGESTGQGEALLEKLIEIAGDDSGKGKGTSEWLKDTYTSK, from the coding sequence ATGAGCAACGATCCGAGTTCGGGACAAGTTGTATTCACAAATAAGGCGCATTGCCGGGACTGCTATCGATGCCTGCGCGTATGCCCGGTCAAAGCCATCCGCATGGAAAACGGTCAGGCATACGTCGTGCCGGAACGCTGTATTTCGTGCGGCACGTGCATCCGCGAATGTCCGCAGGGCGCAAAGCAGTTCAGAAATGACATCGAACGGGCCTCGCAGATAATAGAATCGTCGAATATGGTGGCGGCAAGCGTTGCGCCGTCATTTGCCGCCATTTTCTCCGAGCCGGAGCAAAAGCGCCTGGCGTCGGCGCTGCGCAAACTCGGCTTTTCATACGTCGGTGAGACGGCCATTGGGGCATATCAGGTCGCGCAGGAAACGGCCAAACTCTGTAAATCGGAGCCGGACAAGTCACACATTTGCACGGCATGTCCGGCGGTGGTGAAGTATGTTGAGCTTTACGAGCCGAACAGACTGAGCGATCTCACCCCAATCGTTTCGCCCATGATCGCTCATGCTCGTCATATAAAAACCAAACTCGGCAAAGATGCAAAGGTCATTTTCATAGGACCATGTGTAGCCAAGAAAGCCGAAGCAGACCGACCTGAGAACAAAAACATCGTAGACTGCGTCCTCACATTAAGCGAAATGCTGGACTGGTTCGAGCGCGAAGGAATATCCCTCTCGATGTGCGAGGAGAGCCATTTCAACGAGGAACCGAGCGGCGATGCGCGTTTCTTCCCTCTCACAGGCGGGAGCATGCGTACTGCCAATCTCGATACCGATCTGCTGGCCGCAGACACGGTTTCCGTAACCGGCATCAACGATATACGTGAAGCTCTCGCCGACTGCGGATCGGACAGCACACCGCAGGTGATCGAGCCTCTGTTTTGCGAACAGGGATGTGTCAACGGTCCGGCCATACCGGCAAAGAGCAGTCTTTTCAGAAGACGCCATGACGTGATCGACTATGCGTCCGAGCACCCAGGTTCGCATACGCCCGGTATTGAGACCGAGCATCTCGATTTGACTGCGCGGTTCAGACCCAACGCATCTTTTGATGACGAGGTCACTGAGGAACAGATCCGCGAGGTTTTGGAAAAGACGGGCAAAGCCTCTCCTGAAGACCAGCTCAACTGCGGTGCATGCGGCTATTCCTCATGCAGGGAAAAGGCAGCGGCAGTGGTTCGCGGAATGGCGGAGCTTGAGATGTGCATTCCGTACATGAAGCGCCTGGCCGAACAGCGCACCGATAAGATAATTGAGACCAGCCCCAACGGCATCGTGATCCTGGATGAGCACCTGTCGATCATTCACATGAACCCTGCGTTCAGAAAGTTCTTTATGTGTTCAGAGGCTGTGTTGGGTCGACCCATATCATACCTCATGGACCCCGACCCGTTTGAAAAACTGGCATCTGGAAATACCGGCATGATAACGACAGTAGTCCGGCACGACCGTTACAACCTGCGCTGCCATGAGATACTCTATGCGCTCCCGGAAGAGAAGCAGTATGTCGGAATCTTCGTGGATATCACCGGCAGCAACGTGAGCAAGGAGAAACTCGACCGGCTGCGAACGCAGACTGTAACCCAGGCGCGGGAATTGCTCGAACATCAGATAAACATGGCTCAGACTATAGCGAAATTCCTCGGTGAGAGCACCGGCCAGGGCGAGGCTCTGCTTGAAAAACTTATAGAGATTGCTGGCGACGATTCAGGCAAAGGCAAAGGGACCAGTGAATGGCTGAAGGATACATACACGTCGAAGTAG
- a CDS encoding DUF4190 domain-containing protein, producing the protein MLAVVAYVLSVAGPTVFIPWSIAINIFINSNSPGPQDTTGYAFLPFYLAPFGLILGIIALRRIQKSQEPIRGKNYAYAGIIIGAIITVGLFILQACMVWLRSEGAII; encoded by the coding sequence ATGCTGGCAGTTGTCGCATATGTGCTTTCGGTTGCCGGCCCGACTGTTTTCATTCCTTGGAGTATCGCTATAAACATCTTCATCAATTCGAACAGCCCCGGCCCTCAGGATACGACTGGTTATGCATTCCTGCCGTTTTACCTCGCGCCCTTCGGATTGATCCTTGGCATTATAGCTTTAAGGCGAATTCAGAAAAGCCAGGAACCTATTCGAGGAAAAAATTATGCTTATGCAGGGATCATCATCGGTGCAATTATCACAGTTGGTTTATTCATCTTGCAGGCATGTATGGTTTGGCTTAGGAGTGAAGGAGCTATTATTTGA
- a CDS encoding [FeFe] hydrogenase, group A, protein MANDFVTIDGKEIPIEGERNLLEVARKAGIDIPTFCYHSDLSVYGACRLCLVELEGRGIVTSCSTAPAPGMKVKTNTEEIREIRKIAVELLLANHDQNCPTCPKSATCQLQNLARRLGVEEVRYKMTHKPVPVDRTSPSIVRDPNKCILCGDCVRACNEIQSIGAIDFVGRGAKTAVLPAFGKDLNQVECVYCGLCASVCPTGALTPRSEVDEVWKDLDNPKKTVVAQIAPAVRVALGEQFGLEPGTITTGQIAAALKSMGFDRVYDTSFAADLTVVEEATEFIERKTKGESLPQFTSCCPSWVKFAEQYYPELLPNLSSCRSPQQMFGSLAKETLPGQLGIALEDLVVVSIMPCTAKKFEAKRAEFKHGDVHDVDHVITTQELARMIEESGLRFNKLEPESLDMPFGFKTGAGVIFGASGGVTEAVLRFAAEKLSGTQLGSVDFKAVRGREGVREATINVGDIELRLAIVYGLANARKIAEKVKAGECDYDLVEVMTCPGGCIGGAGQPVSRDPETKKLRSRGLYDSDKMLEFHKSQENYMVTECYSNCLGKVGGKKAHNLLHTGYRSRKRIADSDLDLLSGTDKEKLPISVCSGTSCMVRGSQQLLRQLIEVIEERGLQNAVDVKATFCFEACDRGPTISVGDTVIHKCTIEKAVKALDKELERIMQKQ, encoded by the coding sequence ATGGCAAACGATTTTGTTACTATAGACGGAAAAGAAATCCCAATCGAGGGCGAACGCAATCTCCTGGAGGTGGCTCGCAAGGCCGGTATAGATATACCGACTTTCTGCTACCATTCGGACTTGAGCGTATACGGCGCATGCAGGCTGTGTCTGGTCGAACTGGAGGGACGCGGCATCGTCACTTCATGCTCCACAGCTCCGGCGCCTGGCATGAAGGTCAAGACCAACACGGAAGAAATTCGTGAGATACGCAAAATCGCGGTCGAGCTTTTGCTGGCAAACCACGATCAGAACTGCCCGACCTGCCCAAAGAGCGCTACCTGCCAGCTCCAAAACCTGGCTCGCAGGCTTGGTGTCGAGGAAGTGCGTTATAAGATGACTCACAAGCCTGTCCCGGTTGACCGGACCAGCCCGTCGATTGTCCGCGACCCGAACAAGTGCATCCTCTGCGGTGACTGCGTCCGGGCATGTAATGAGATTCAGAGCATCGGCGCAATAGATTTCGTAGGACGCGGGGCAAAGACTGCCGTGCTGCCTGCCTTCGGTAAAGACCTGAACCAGGTGGAATGCGTATACTGCGGGCTTTGTGCCAGCGTATGCCCGACAGGTGCGCTGACACCCAGGTCGGAAGTGGATGAAGTTTGGAAAGATTTGGACAACCCGAAGAAGACAGTTGTTGCGCAGATTGCTCCGGCAGTGCGGGTCGCTCTTGGTGAACAGTTCGGACTGGAGCCGGGGACCATCACGACAGGCCAGATTGCCGCGGCACTGAAGTCTATGGGCTTCGACAGGGTCTACGACACATCTTTTGCGGCTGACCTGACAGTGGTCGAGGAAGCGACCGAGTTCATAGAGCGCAAGACCAAAGGCGAAAGCCTGCCGCAGTTTACGAGCTGCTGCCCGAGCTGGGTGAAGTTTGCCGAGCAGTATTACCCTGAGCTGCTGCCGAACCTGTCAAGCTGCAGGTCGCCTCAGCAGATGTTCGGCTCGCTCGCAAAAGAAACACTGCCGGGTCAACTCGGAATCGCTCTGGAGGACCTGGTAGTTGTCTCGATTATGCCATGCACAGCCAAGAAGTTCGAGGCCAAACGAGCTGAGTTCAAGCACGGCGATGTCCATGATGTGGACCATGTGATCACTACTCAGGAACTGGCGAGGATGATCGAGGAAAGCGGCCTCAGGTTCAATAAGCTCGAACCCGAGTCTTTGGATATGCCGTTCGGGTTCAAGACCGGCGCAGGCGTAATCTTTGGAGCGTCGGGTGGAGTGACTGAAGCCGTATTGCGGTTTGCAGCCGAAAAACTCAGTGGGACTCAGCTCGGGTCAGTCGATTTCAAGGCCGTTCGCGGCAGAGAAGGAGTCCGAGAGGCGACAATCAATGTCGGCGACATTGAACTGAGACTTGCCATAGTCTACGGACTTGCAAATGCCAGAAAGATAGCTGAAAAGGTCAAGGCCGGTGAGTGTGACTATGACCTGGTAGAAGTCATGACATGCCCCGGCGGGTGCATAGGTGGAGCGGGTCAGCCCGTCTCACGTGACCCTGAGACCAAGAAACTGCGCTCTCGCGGCCTGTATGACTCCGACAAGATGCTGGAGTTCCACAAATCTCAGGAAAACTATATGGTCACGGAGTGCTACTCGAACTGCCTGGGCAAAGTCGGCGGCAAGAAAGCGCATAATCTGCTCCACACGGGCTATCGCAGTCGCAAACGCATAGCGGATAGTGACCTGGACCTCTTGAGCGGCACGGATAAAGAGAAACTGCCGATCAGCGTGTGCTCCGGGACAAGCTGCATGGTTCGGGGTTCACAACAGCTTCTGCGCCAGTTGATCGAAGTAATTGAGGAGCGCGGGCTGCAAAACGCCGTAGACGTGAAAGCTACTTTCTGCTTTGAAGCATGTGACCGGGGACCGACGATCTCGGTCGGCGACACAGTGATACACAAATGCACTATCGAGAAAGCTGTGAAGGCGCTGGACAAGGAGCTTGAGCGCATAATGCAAAAGCAATAA